One Acidobacteriota bacterium DNA segment encodes these proteins:
- the mreB gene encoding rod shape-determining protein MreB — MSLRSVFSLFSSDLAIDLGTANTCVYARGKGIVVNEPSIVAINKVTGRIEAVGRDAKDMLGRTPGNIVAIKPMKDGVIADFEVTEKMLTYFIKKAHNRNVWVRPRIVIGVPSEITQVEKRAVKDSAYRAKASEVHLVEEAMAAAIGAGMPITEPSGNMIVDIGGGTTDIAVISLAGIVYSKAVRVAGNEM; from the coding sequence TTGAGTCTGCGCTCTGTTTTCTCGCTGTTCTCCTCCGACCTCGCGATTGACCTCGGCACGGCCAACACCTGCGTGTACGCGCGAGGCAAGGGCATCGTCGTCAACGAGCCGTCGATCGTGGCGATCAACAAGGTGACCGGCCGCATCGAGGCGGTGGGGCGCGACGCGAAGGACATGCTCGGCCGCACCCCGGGGAACATCGTCGCGATCAAGCCGATGAAGGATGGCGTCATCGCCGACTTCGAGGTCACCGAGAAGATGCTGACCTACTTCATCAAGAAGGCGCACAACCGGAACGTGTGGGTGCGCCCGCGCATCGTCATCGGCGTGCCCTCGGAGATCACGCAGGTGGAGAAGCGCGCGGTGAAGGACAGCGCGTACCGCGCCAAGGCCAGCGAGGTGCACCTGGTCGAGGAGGCGATGGCCGCGGCGATCGGCGCGGGCATGCCGATCACCGAGCCTTCCGGCAACATGATCGTGGACATCGGCGGCGGCACGACCGACATTGCCGTCATCTCGCTCGCGGGCATCGTCTACAGCAAGGCGGTGCGCGTGGCCGGAAACGAGATG